One genomic segment of Chelmon rostratus isolate fCheRos1 chromosome 22, fCheRos1.pri, whole genome shotgun sequence includes these proteins:
- the rhno1 gene encoding RAD9, HUS1, RAD1-interacting nuclear orphan protein 1: protein MPRKAIKTQRPPLLFLERTLCGARVQNVPEVRAALNPREFFTETQESSSSALNSWVNPQFDSSVAAALPVRRGRRKCPSATSILDSCSQLSRKNSVCKFPSLTFQTRSRDQPHQQKSKRTKRATERTVVSHAGNQPQGSCQIKGVLSGAQNTDTPKRQTTSIRKRNLERFSDSAASSSRRSDQPETPSVQVKERCRIPADCASTPASNEFSTTEDGSVDPPPDVDTPKVIQEGSSRPSPTSLHLLQPRSCTPPCNQPPDILVADTPERDYGLKVTWRRRRGLMLFLKERGHLSDLNVLIHS from the exons ATGCCCCGTAAAGCCATAAAGACACAAAGGCCTCCCCTGCTGTTCCTGGAGCGGACTTTGTGCGGCGCCAGAGTCCAAAATGTGCCTGAAGTCCGAGCAGCACTCAACCCCAGAGAATTCTTCACGGAGACACAAGAAAGCTCCAGCTCAGCTCTTAATTCTTGG GTAAACCCTCAATTTGACAGTTCAGTAGCAGCTGCCCTTCCAGTGAGACGAGGGAGGAGAAAATGCCCCTCTGCCACAAGCATCCTTGACAGTTGCAGTCAGCTTTCCAGGAAAAACAGCGTGTGCAAATTCCCCTCATTAACATTTCAGACAAGGTCAAGAGACCAGCCTCATCAACAAAAGAGCAAACGCACAAAGAGAGCTACAGAGCGTACTGTGGTGTCTCATGCGGGAAATCAACCACAGGGATCATGCCAAATCAAAGGGGTACTTTCAGGTGCCCAGAACACAGACACGCCAAAGAGACAGACGACCTCAATCAGAAAAAGAAATTTGGAGAGGTTTTCTGACAGTGCTGCATCCTCCAGCAGACGTTCGGACCAACCTGAAACTCCATCTGTTCAAGTGAAAGAGAGATGCAGAATCCCAGCAGATTGTGCCTCAACACCTGCCTCCAATGAATTCAGCACCACTGAGGACGGCAGTGTTGATCCACCACCTGATGTGGACACTCCAAAAGTAATACAAGAGGGGAGCAGTCGTCCCTCCCCCACCTCTCTACACTTGCTACAGCCTCGGTCATGTACACCGCCATGTAATCAGCCACCTGACATTTTGGTGGCTGACACACCAGAGAGGGATTATGGGTTGAAGGtgacatggaggaggaggaggggtttgatgttgtttttaaaagagaGGGGCCACCTCTctgatttaaatgtgttaattcaCAGTTAA
- the foxm1 gene encoding forkhead box protein M1 → MTMRRSPRRPLILRRRKLPFQQNDPPAAESQSRSGETASKEPSESGASQCFPDGIRIMDHPSMSDVQVVVIPKAADLQSVIGALSVKGKECGVQGPNKFILLSGNGSQEDGFFCQPAAEGDDVSISSTAGQPVKAETTPAPDAKPLTAIKALNKDLDCGPLDDSLTNIQWLGRMNTSALEPNPAKQPTNAENKNSTSQPFQAQNTHMEAEAVQQPMSERPPYSYMAMIQFAINSRKNRRMTLKEIYTWIEDHFPYFREVAKPGWKNSIRHNLSLHDMFIRETSPDGKISFWTIRPEANRCLTLDQVYKPGCDPMTAPVPVPMLFFPHQQQKRMLPDARKTATGPERKMKPLLPRTDSYLVPIQLPVASSVYLPSSSAQFPPSGSQQKQNTSRGAKRVRIAPKVTQSDVPATVMYPQKSKDLKVKVKDEPVCVPVKCETPKSLPKSQASSSRRKQRLVHSVHEEPVLLCPDNTFFDSGVASDASTFQDVRDAELDEHQHEQHSPDREFSFKTPIKSSSHLTSSTPSKPPSNVLPEPWKVTPVGKGGQNVLDFSPIRTPGGPAVTPRPDYTTFSFNSTPFKDLPLFSSPRELLTSAPSRATGPTDSPIECLRSSCSRELLQAGGATPANRSVTEGLVLDTMNDSLSKILVDISFTGLDDEDLGIANISWSEFLPQLK, encoded by the exons ATGACCATGAGACGGAGCCCAAGGAGACCCCTGATCCTGAGAAGAAGAAAGTTGCCGTTTCAGCAAAATGATCCACCAGCAGCTGAATCGCAAAGCCGATCTGGTGAAACTGCTTCCAAAGAACCCTCCGAATCCGGTGCCAGTCAGTGCTTCCCCGATGGGATCCGCATTATGGATCATCCCTCCATGTCTGATGTTCAGGTGGTTGTCATTCCCAAAGCAGCAGATCTTCAAAGTGTTATTGGGGCCCTCTCTGTCAAAGGCAAAGAGTGTGGTGTCCAGGGACCGAACAAGTTCATCCTTCTAAGTGGGAATGGAAGCCAGGAGGATGGATTTTTCTGCCAGCCTGCTGCTGAAGGGGATGACGTCTCTATAAGTAGTACAGCTGGTCAACCAGTGAAAGCAGAAACGACGCCCGCTCCAGATGCTAAACCACTCACTGCAATTAAAGCAT TGAATAAGGATCTGGACTGTGGTCCTTTAGATGACAGCCTCACCAATATTCAGTGGCTGGGCAGAATGAACACATCCGCCTTGGAACCAAATCCTGCGAAGCAGCCGACCAACGCGGAGAACAAAAACTCAACTTCACAGCCTTTTCAG gcacaaaatacacacatggaAGCAGAAGCTGTCCAACAACCCATGTCAGAGAGGCCACCATACTCCTACATGGCCATGATCCAGTTTGCCATCAACAGTCGGAAGAACAGGAGGATGACACTGAAGGAGATTTACACGTGGATCGAGGACCACTTCCCTTACTTCAGAGAGGTGGCCAAACCAGGATGGAAG AATTCCATCCGCCACAACCTTTCGCTCCACGACATGTTCATTCGTGAGACGTCACCAGATGGTAAGATTTCGTTCTGGACTATCCGGCCTGAGGCGAATCGGTGTCTGACTCTCGACCAGGTGTACAAG CCTGGCTGTGACCCAATGACTGCTCCTGTTCCAGTGCCAATGCTTTTCTTTCCCCACCAA caacaaaagaGGATGCTTCCAGatgcaagaaaaacagcaacgGGCCCCG agagaaagatgaaaccTCTTCTCCCTCGAACGGATTCCTACTTGGTTCCTATCCAGCTCCCCGTCGCCTCCTCCGTCTATCTGCCGTCCTCATCGGCGCAGTTCCCCCCCTCTGGCTcgcagcagaagcagaacacTTCACGGGGAGCCAAGAGAGTGCGGATAGCTCCTAAG gtgaCCCAGAGTGACGTCCCGGCCACGGTGATGTACCCTCAGAAGAGCAAAGACCtcaaggtgaaggtgaaggacGAGCCGGTGTGTGTTCCAGTCAAATGCGAGACTCCCAAATCCCTTCCCAAGAGTCAAGCCAGCAGCTCTCGACGAAAGCAGCGCCTGGTTCACTCCGTGCACGAGGAGCCCGTCCTCCTCTGCCCCGACAATACTTTCTTTGATTCTGGCGTCGCCTCCGATGCCTCGACTTTCCAGGACGTGCGGGACGCCGAGCTGGACGAGCACCAGCATGAGCAGCACAGCCCCGATCGGGAGTTCTCCTTCAAGACCCCCATAAAAAGCAGCAGCCACCTGACCTCCTCCACGCCCAGCAAGCCCCCCTCTAATGTCTTGCCCGAGCCCTGGAAAGTGACCCCTGTGGGCAAAGGCGGCCAAAACGTTCTGGACTTCAGCCCCATCCGCACGCCAGGTGGTCCTGCAGTCACGCCGCGGCCTGACTACACCACCTTCAGCTTCAACAGCACTCCCTTTAAAGACTTGCCTCTGTTCAGCTCCCCCAGAGAGCTGCTCACGTCAGCCCCCTCCAGGGCGACCGGACCAACGGACTCTCCCATCGAATGCCTCAGGAGCAGCTGCtccagagagctgctgcaggcggGAGGCGCCACACCGGCGAACCGCTCAGTCACTGAGGGCCTCGTGCTGGACACAATGAACGACAGCCTGAGCAAGATACTGGTGGACATTAGCTTCACTGGTCTGGATGATGAGGACTTGGGTATCGCCAATATCAGCTGGTCCGAATTCCTCCCTCAGTTAAAGTAG
- the si:ch73-352p4.8 gene encoding cystine/glutamate transporter isoform X1: MSRSKESNCGHREMHDSQMKREEGDKKEKAEEEVVHLRREISLLPAVSFIIGTVVGSGIFIAPKGVLMNSGSVGLSLLVWALCGVLSLFGALCYAELGTSFTKSGGHYTYLLETLGPLPAFLRLWVEFLFIRPAVASYVSLAFGRYVVEPFFAPCAAPTALIKLVSVIGLTFIVAVNCWSVTMASRTQVTLTFIKTFALVLIIIPGVIALAKGKTENFQNGFEVDSLTLDRLPLAFYNGLYAYGGWFYLNFVTEEVINPNRTIPLAIICSMVTVTVFYVLVNVAYYTMMTPAELLLSDAVAVTFANRALQGLASVIPILVALSCLGALNGGFFGAPRMLFVGAREGHWPPIFSMIHIRRQTPLPAVLLLYPLVVLMLITGEIYQLINFASFARWFFIALATLGMLIHRYRFPLHPRPFKVPLAIAVTFTVVCFFIVGLSLYSDPWNTGRSCALTLTGVPVYYVTVARFRLPNRWRRIFNYCSKQLQILLEVAQQEVQTY; the protein is encoded by the exons ATGAGCAGAAGTAAAGAGAGTAACTGTGGTCACAGAGAAATGCACGATTCACaaatgaagagagaggagggcgaCAAGAAGGAGAAGGCAGAAGAGGAGGTGGTGCACCTTCGGAGGGAGATCAGCCTGCTGCCTGCCGTGTCCTTCATCATCGGCACGGTGGTGGGCAGTGGGATCTTCATCGCGCCCAAGGGGGTCCTGATGAACAGTGGCAGCGTGGGGCTCTCTCTGCTGGTGTGGGCGCTGTGTGGGGTCCTGTCCTTGTTTG GGGCCCTGTGCTATGCTGAACTGGGCACCAGCTTTACAAAATCAGGAGGCCACTACACTTACTTACTGGAGACACTGGGGCCGCTGCCAGCCTTTTTACGACTCTGGGTTGAATTCTTATTCATCAG GCCGGCTGTGGCTTCCTATGTGTCCCTGGCTTTCGGACGCTATGTGGTGGAGCCGTTCTTTGCACCTTGCGCTGCTCCCACGGCGCTAATCAAGCTCGTCAGCGTCATCGGCCTGA CGTTTATCGTGGCAGTCAACTGCTGGAGTGTGACCATGGCCTCTCGCACTCAGGTCACCTTGACCTTCATCAAGACGTTTGCTCTGgtcctcatcatcatccctgGTGTCATCGCTCTGGCCAAAG GTAAAACAGAGAATTTCCAGAATGGCTTCGAGGTCGACTCTTTAACATTGGATAGGTTGCCACTGGCCTTCTATAATGGCCTGTACGCCTACGGTGGATG GTTTTACCTGAACTTTGTCACAGAAGAAGTCATAAACCCTAACAG AACCATCCCGCTGGCCATAATCTGCTCCATGGTGACGGTGACAGTCTTTTACGTGCTTGTTAACGTGGCCTACTACACCATGATGACCCCGGCCGAGCTGCTCCTGTCTGACGCTGTGGCCGTG ACGTTCGCAAACCGCGCTCTCCAGGGACTGGCATCCGTGATTCCCATTCTTGTGGCTCTGTCCTGCCTTGGAGCGCTTAACGGCGGCTTCTTCGGGGCACCCAG GATGCTGTTTGTGGGAGCCAGGGAGGGTCACTGGCCTCCAATCTTTTCCATGATTCACATCCGCAGACAAACACCTTTGCCAGCTGTGCTGCTCCTG TACCCCTTGGTGGTGCTGATGTTAATCACCGGAGAGATCTACCAGCTCATCAACTTTGCCTCCTTTGCCCGCTGGTTCTTCATCGCCTTGGCGACCTTGGGGATGCTCATCCATCGATATCGCTTCCCCCTCCACCCAAGACCTTTCAAG GTGCCCCTGGCCATCGCCGTCACCTTCACCGTGGTTTGCTTCTTCATCGTGGGTCTGTCTCTGTACTCGGACCCCTGGAACACAGGGCGGAGCTGCGCCCTCACGCTGACCGGGGTCCCTGTTTACTACGTGACCGTCGCCCGGTTTCGCCTGCCCAATCGATGGAGACGCATCTTCA ACTACTGCAGCAAGCAGCTGCAGATCCTTCTGGAAGTGGCTCAACAGGAAGTCCAGACATACTGA
- the si:ch73-352p4.8 gene encoding cystine/glutamate transporter isoform X2, whose translation MHDSQMKREEGDKKEKAEEEVVHLRREISLLPAVSFIIGTVVGSGIFIAPKGVLMNSGSVGLSLLVWALCGVLSLFGALCYAELGTSFTKSGGHYTYLLETLGPLPAFLRLWVEFLFIRPAVASYVSLAFGRYVVEPFFAPCAAPTALIKLVSVIGLTFIVAVNCWSVTMASRTQVTLTFIKTFALVLIIIPGVIALAKGKTENFQNGFEVDSLTLDRLPLAFYNGLYAYGGWFYLNFVTEEVINPNRTIPLAIICSMVTVTVFYVLVNVAYYTMMTPAELLLSDAVAVTFANRALQGLASVIPILVALSCLGALNGGFFGAPRMLFVGAREGHWPPIFSMIHIRRQTPLPAVLLLYPLVVLMLITGEIYQLINFASFARWFFIALATLGMLIHRYRFPLHPRPFKVPLAIAVTFTVVCFFIVGLSLYSDPWNTGRSCALTLTGVPVYYVTVARFRLPNRWRRIFNYCSKQLQILLEVAQQEVQTY comes from the exons ATGCACGATTCACaaatgaagagagaggagggcgaCAAGAAGGAGAAGGCAGAAGAGGAGGTGGTGCACCTTCGGAGGGAGATCAGCCTGCTGCCTGCCGTGTCCTTCATCATCGGCACGGTGGTGGGCAGTGGGATCTTCATCGCGCCCAAGGGGGTCCTGATGAACAGTGGCAGCGTGGGGCTCTCTCTGCTGGTGTGGGCGCTGTGTGGGGTCCTGTCCTTGTTTG GGGCCCTGTGCTATGCTGAACTGGGCACCAGCTTTACAAAATCAGGAGGCCACTACACTTACTTACTGGAGACACTGGGGCCGCTGCCAGCCTTTTTACGACTCTGGGTTGAATTCTTATTCATCAG GCCGGCTGTGGCTTCCTATGTGTCCCTGGCTTTCGGACGCTATGTGGTGGAGCCGTTCTTTGCACCTTGCGCTGCTCCCACGGCGCTAATCAAGCTCGTCAGCGTCATCGGCCTGA CGTTTATCGTGGCAGTCAACTGCTGGAGTGTGACCATGGCCTCTCGCACTCAGGTCACCTTGACCTTCATCAAGACGTTTGCTCTGgtcctcatcatcatccctgGTGTCATCGCTCTGGCCAAAG GTAAAACAGAGAATTTCCAGAATGGCTTCGAGGTCGACTCTTTAACATTGGATAGGTTGCCACTGGCCTTCTATAATGGCCTGTACGCCTACGGTGGATG GTTTTACCTGAACTTTGTCACAGAAGAAGTCATAAACCCTAACAG AACCATCCCGCTGGCCATAATCTGCTCCATGGTGACGGTGACAGTCTTTTACGTGCTTGTTAACGTGGCCTACTACACCATGATGACCCCGGCCGAGCTGCTCCTGTCTGACGCTGTGGCCGTG ACGTTCGCAAACCGCGCTCTCCAGGGACTGGCATCCGTGATTCCCATTCTTGTGGCTCTGTCCTGCCTTGGAGCGCTTAACGGCGGCTTCTTCGGGGCACCCAG GATGCTGTTTGTGGGAGCCAGGGAGGGTCACTGGCCTCCAATCTTTTCCATGATTCACATCCGCAGACAAACACCTTTGCCAGCTGTGCTGCTCCTG TACCCCTTGGTGGTGCTGATGTTAATCACCGGAGAGATCTACCAGCTCATCAACTTTGCCTCCTTTGCCCGCTGGTTCTTCATCGCCTTGGCGACCTTGGGGATGCTCATCCATCGATATCGCTTCCCCCTCCACCCAAGACCTTTCAAG GTGCCCCTGGCCATCGCCGTCACCTTCACCGTGGTTTGCTTCTTCATCGTGGGTCTGTCTCTGTACTCGGACCCCTGGAACACAGGGCGGAGCTGCGCCCTCACGCTGACCGGGGTCCCTGTTTACTACGTGACCGTCGCCCGGTTTCGCCTGCCCAATCGATGGAGACGCATCTTCA ACTACTGCAGCAAGCAGCTGCAGATCCTTCTGGAAGTGGCTCAACAGGAAGTCCAGACATACTGA